The genomic stretch CCTGCGCGCAGCTGGAGTTCCGGTACGCGGCCACCGCCGACCAGTTCCTGACCATCGCCAAGCTGCGGGCCGCCCGGCGGCTGTGGTCGCGGGTCGCCGAGGTGTGCGGCGCCTCCCCCGCGGCCCGTGCGCAGCGCCAGCACGCGGTGACCTCGACGGTCATGATGACCCGTCGGGACCCGTGGGTGAACATGCTGCGCACCACCGTGGCGGGCCTCTCGGCGGGCCTGGGCGGCGCGGACGCCGTCACCGTCCTGCCGTTCGACGCGGCGCTCGGGCTGCCGGACGCGTTCGCCCGCCGCATCGCGCGCAACACCCAGTCGATCCTGCTGGAGGAGTCGCACCTGTCGAAGGTGATCGACCCGGCGGGCGGCTCCTGGTACGTGGAGCGGCTGACCGACGAGCTGGCGCGCGCCGCCTGGGGCTGGTTCCAGGAGATCGAGGCCGCGGGCGGGCAGGCCGCGGCGCTCGGCTCCGGGATGGTCGGCGAGCGGCTGGCGTCGACCTGGCGCAAGCGGTCCGAGGACCTGGCGCACCGCCGCGAACCGGTCACCGGCGTCAGCGAGTTCCCGTTCCTGGCCGAGGCGCCGGTGGAGCGCGAGCCCGCGCCCGTACCGGTGGCCGGCGGGCTGCCGCGGGTGCGCCGGGACGAGGCGTACGAGGCGCTGCGCGCCCGCTCGGACGCGCATCTTGCGGCCACCGGCAGCCGCCCGAAGGCGTTTCTCGCGGCGCTCGGCCCGGCCGCCGTGCACACCGCGCGCGCCACCTTCGCCTCGAACCTCTTCCAGGCGGGCGGCGTCGAGCCGGTGCACGACCCGGTGTCGGTGGACGCGGAGTCGGTGGCGGAGGCGTTCCGGGCCAGCGGCGCGGGCATCGCCTGTCTGTGTTCGAGCGACGCGCTGTACGCCGAGCAGGCGGCCGGAGTCGCGGCGGCGCTCAAGGCCGCGGGCGCGCGTCAGGTGCTGCTGGCCGGGAAACCGGGCGAGCGGCGGGAAGCATATGTACGAGCCGGAGTGGACGCGTTCGTCTTCGCGGGCTGCGACGCGGTCGGGGTGCTGACCTCGGCCCTGGATGTCATGGAGGTGGCGTGATGGAGCACGTGACGGAGCAGGCGGGCGCCATCCCGGACTTCAGCACGGTCGAGCTGGGCGAGCCGGAGGCGCCCGGGGGCGACGCGGCGCAGTGGACGGCAGCCGTCCAGGAGGCCACCGGCAAGGGCGTCGACGACCTGGTGTGGGAGACGCCCGAGGGCATCGAG from Streptomyces albofaciens JCM 4342 encodes the following:
- a CDS encoding methylmalonyl-CoA mutase family protein codes for the protein MTAHSSELPLAAAFPDADREQWQRLVEGVLRKSGAAEATGAAAEDALATALEDGIQVRPLYTADDAPAAADAIGRPGFPPFVRAGRATGSTVAGWDVRQRHADTDPRRANEAVLADLENGVTSLWLAVGDGGVPVAELATALDGVYLDLAAVALDAGADFAEAADAWFRLCDAKGVAVSETAGTLGADPLGAVARTGRADDLAGHLEAAAGLARRCADQAPRTRALAVDALPYHEAGGSTAEELGCSLATGVAYLRALTAAGLGVDAACAQLEFRYAATADQFLTIAKLRAARRLWSRVAEVCGASPAARAQRQHAVTSTVMMTRRDPWVNMLRTTVAGLSAGLGGADAVTVLPFDAALGLPDAFARRIARNTQSILLEESHLSKVIDPAGGSWYVERLTDELARAAWGWFQEIEAAGGQAAALGSGMVGERLASTWRKRSEDLAHRREPVTGVSEFPFLAEAPVEREPAPVPVAGGLPRVRRDEAYEALRARSDAHLAATGSRPKAFLAALGPAAVHTARATFASNLFQAGGVEPVHDPVSVDAESVAEAFRASGAGIACLCSSDALYAEQAAGVAAALKAAGARQVLLAGKPGERREAYVRAGVDAFVFAGCDAVGVLTSALDVMEVA